A window of the Oncorhynchus keta strain PuntledgeMale-10-30-2019 chromosome 21, Oket_V2, whole genome shotgun sequence genome harbors these coding sequences:
- the tacc1 gene encoding transforming acidic coiled-coil-containing protein 1 isoform X5 yields MGQAKPPLVPEEEAPVDSKEGPQTLPNTTDTAEVQPAIAGPSAQTNGAAKATASLDLGLPEEDRPLATSLDLGLPEEDRPLATSLDLGLTEEERPLATSRDLGLTEEDRPLATSLDLGLTEEDRPLATSLDLGLPEEDRPLATSLDLDLTKEASITKTLCNGHPIETIPEPQAKPTKTTPPSLKIKGAFSRASAQRDGDSDITLVPKASYNFNPDQFDDSFNPFASGGSKIQNFSPADALPTMESLPVPSSLPTMESLPVPSSLPTLGSLPVPSSLPTMESLPVPSSLPTLGSLPVPSSLPTLGSLPVPSSLPTLGSLPVPSSLPTLGSLPVPSSLPTLGSLPVPNSLPTLGSLPVPSSLPTLGSLPVPSSLPTLGSLPVPSSLPTLGSLPVPSSLPTLGSLPVPSSLPTLGSLPVPSSLPTLGSLPVPSSLPTLGSLPVPSSLPTLGSLPVPSSLPTLGSLPVYSSSPPLSGTSSSPKMDVEEVKDSASEASEEPKPVEIEFGLDEAGKVKKTQPRRMGKTPGSKLAVKKPRAKATITVLAPTPAPEPVIAHPVVEPVSETTSEPHSMPGPSLSLDNVPIPKSTYKFGPNQWDDPNLIPFWGGGVKISSSPVLPKGSYSFDPHNFDNYVDPFKPSTALGCENSTSRDTPLPPPAEEAVKPKLERLLDEGKRMCQTPKKSKDRIITTTEQVKFLCFLLNSCKIKKYENHSLVLNVCNQEEDVVVSQVQEMPRRVRHATDEEKLACSEIMGQKAKEEAGVEVEEEEDSVCAKDPTKGLAITNNVKSQAMLDGPQARITHNMKEKDICISSEEVSITPRPKLIGCKGHDDKGSPSSMDTISLNEMDKAAVLTLIREEIITKEIEANEWKRKYEDSHMEVLEMRRIVVEYEKTVAQMIEDEQHKRSVLGSQKSVQQVTLERDQALADLNSVERSLSDLFRRYENMKTILEGFKKNEEVLKKCAQEYLVRVRQEEQRYHTLKVHAEEKLVKANEDIAQVRSKADSESVALHASLRKEQMKVDSLERALHQKNQEIEELTKICDELIAKLGTSD; encoded by the exons ATGGGTCAGGCCAAGCCCCCCTTGGTCCCTGAGGAGGAGGCCCCTGTGGACTCTAAGGAGGGGCCACAAACACTgcccaacaccacagacactgCAGAGGTTCAACCCGCAATAGCAGGCCCATCAGCCCAGACCAATGGAGCAGCAAAGGCCACTGCTTCTCTAGACTTAGGTCTACCTGAGGAGGATAGACCACTGGCTACTTCACTAGACTTAGGCCTACCTGAGGAGGATAGACCACTGGCTACTTCTCTAGACTTAGGCTTAactgaggaggagaggccacttgCTACTTCTCGAGACTTAGGCTTAACTGAGGAGGATAGACCACTGGCTACTTCTCTAGACTTAGGCTTAACTGAGGAGGATAGACCACTGGCTACTTCTCTAGACTTAGGTCTACCTGAGGAGGATAGACCACTGGCTACTTCTCTGGACTTAGACCTAACTAAGGAAGCTAGCATTACTAAGACGCTTTGTAATGGACACCCCATAGAGACCATCCCTGAACCTCAGGCCAAACCCACTaaaaccacacccccttccctGAAGATAAAGGGAGCCTTTTCCAGGGCTAGTGCACAGAGGGATGGGGACAGTGATATCACCCTAGTCCCTAAGGCTAGCTACAACTTCAACCCGGACCAATTCGACGACAGCTTCAATCCGTTCGCCAGCGGCGGCTCCAAGATTCAGAACTTCTCTCCAGCCGATGCCCTGCCCACAATGGAGTCGCTACCTGTACCTAGCTCCCTGCCCACAATGGAGTCGCTACCTGTACCTAGCTCCCTGCCCACACTGGGGTCGTTACCTGTACCTAGCTCCCTGCCCACAATGGAGTCGCTACCTGTACCTAGCTCCCTGCCCACACTGGGGTCGTTACCTGTACCTAGCTCCCTGCCCACACTGGGGTCGCTACCTGTACCTAGCTCCCTGCCCACACTGGGGTCGCTACCTGTACCTAGCTCCCTGCCCACACTGGGGTCGCTACCTGTACCTAGCTCCCTGCCCACACTGGGGTCGTTACCTGTACCTAACTCCCTGCCCACACTGGGGTCGCTACCTGTACCTAGCTCCCTGCCCACACTGGGGTCGCTACCTGTACCTAGCTCCCTGCCCACACTGGGGTCGCTACCTGTACCTAGCTCCCTGCCCACACTGGGGTCGCTACCTGTACCTAGCTCCCTGCCCACACTGGGGTCGCTACCTGTACCTAGCTCCCTGCCCACACTGGGGTCGCTACCTGTACCTAGCTCCCTGCCCACACTGGGGTCGCTACCTGTACCTAGCTCCCTGCCCACACTGGGGTCGTTACCTGTACCTAGCTCCCTGCCCACACTGGGGTCGTTACCTGTACCTAGCTCCCTGCCCACACTGGGGTCGTTACCTGTATACAGCTCTTCTCCACCGCTTTCTGGGACTAGTTCCTCACCTAAAATGGATGTTGAGGAGGTCAAAGATTCAGCGTCGGAGGCATCAGAGGAGCCCAAGCCTGTGGAGATAGAGTTTGGGTTAGACGAGGCAGGCAAGGTAAAAAAAACGCAGCCCAGGAGGATGGGTAAAACGCCCGGCAGCAAGCTCGCCGTCAAGAAACCAAGGGCAAAAGCAACGATAACAGTACTTGCCCCGACACCGGCACCCGAACCAGTAATAGCTCACCCGGTAGTAGAGCCGGTTTCAGAAACGACTTCCGAACCACATTCCATGCCAGGTCCCTCCTTAAGTTTGGACAACGTTCCTATTCCCAAGTCCACTTATAAATTTGGCCCCAACCAGTGGGATGACCCTAATTTGATCCCCTTTTGGGGTGGTGGTGTCAAAATAAGTAGTTCCCCGGTTTTGCCCAAAGGATCCTACAGCTTTGATCCTCACAACTTTGACAACTATGTGGACCCCTTTAAGCCATCTACAGCCCTGGGCTGCGAGAACTCAACCTCCCGGGATACTCCACTTCCTCCGCCAGCAGAGGAAGCAGTGAAACCAAAGCTGGAGCGGCTCCTGGATGAGGGGAAGAGAATGTGTCAGACTCCAAAGAAAAGCAAGGACAGGATCATCAC GACCACTGAACAAGTGAAGTTTCTCTGTTTTCTGTT GAATTCGTGTAAGATCAAGAAGTATGAAAACCATTCCCTGGTCCTGAATGTCTgcaatcag GAAGAGGATGTGGTTGTGTCACAGGTCCAAGAAATGCCCCGCCGCGTTCGCCATGCCACCGATGAGGAAAAGCTGGCTTGTAGTGAAATCATGGGCCAGAAAGCCAAGGAGGAGGccggggtggaggtggaggaggaagaagactcAGTGTGTGCCAAAGACCCAACCAAAGGCCTGGCCATCACAAACAACGTCAAAAGCCAGGCAATGCTGGATG GGCCACAGgcgaggataacacacaatatgAAGGAAAAGGACATTTGCATTTCA AGTGAAGAGGTGTCAATCACCCCAAGGCCAAAGTTGATTGGCTGCAAGGGACACGATGACAAAGGTAGTCCCTCCTCCATGGATACCATATCGCTAAATGAGATGGACAAAGCAGCGGTGCTCACCTTGATCAGAGAGGAG ATAATCACTAAAGAGATAGAGGCCAACGAGTGGAAGAGAAAGTATGAAGACAGTCATATGGAGGTGTTAGAGATGAG GAGAATAGTGGTGGAGTATGAGAAAACAGTTGCACAGATGATTG AGGATGAGCAGCACAAGAGGAGTGTCCTGGGCTCCCAGAAGAGTGTCCAGCAGGTGACTCTGGAGCGGGACCAGGCCCTGGCCGACCTCAACTCTGTGGAGCGCTCACTCTCGGACCTCTTTAGACGTTACGAGAACATGAAGACCATCCTGGAAGGCTTTAAGAAG aaTGAAGAGGTGCTGAAGAAGTGTGCCCAAGAGTATCTGGTCCGCGTCAGACAGGAGGAGCAGAGATACCACACCCTCAAGGTCCACGCTGAGGAAAAACTAGTCAA